The Plasmodium berghei ANKA genome assembly, chromosome: 8 genome has a segment encoding these proteins:
- a CDS encoding U2 small nuclear ribonucleoprotein B'', putative produces the protein MDNFDIPPNQTLYVNNLEEKINVNDLKYLLYEFFCPYGNVLDVVIKKSNKLRGQAFVIFSNIASSTLAYKNLKGKPFLNKNININYAKTKSKIIEKLDGTYNPIKNYKPANNYENNINQFTLFVQNLPDEINKNALEILFNQYPGFSEVRYIPGRNVAFIDFNSYQNGEVAMNGLQSFKITPEHPMKISWSN, from the coding sequence ATGGACAATTTTGATATACCCCCCAACCAAACcttatatgtaaataatttagaagagaaaataaatgtaaatgatttgaaatatttactatatgaatttttttgtcCATATGGAAATGTATTGGATGtagttataaaaaaatcaaataaattaagaGGACAAgcatttgttatttttagcAATATAGCATCATCAACCTTAgcttataaaaatttaaaaggaaaaccctttttgaataaaaatataaatattaattatgcAAAAACTAAATCAAAGataattgaaaaattgGATGGAACATATAACccaattaaaaattataaaccagctaataattatgaaaataatataaatcagTTTACCTTATTTGTTCAGAATTTACCTGatgaaattaataaaaatgctctagaaattttatttaatcaATATCCTGGATTTTCTGAAGTTAGATATATACCAGGAAGAAATGTAGCTTTTATTGATTTTAACTCTTATCAAAATGGCGAAGTTGCTATGAATGGCTTGCaaagttttaaaattaCACCAGAGCATCCTATGAAAATATCATGGTcgaattaa
- a CDS encoding protein kish, putative, with amino-acid sequence MSALFNLNSMVTVIILCICTCTYLKPRFPNVFDNKKNGFLGTLGKFAIIGDRLSIYVSISCIILAFFNLFIR; translated from the coding sequence ATGTCAgcattatttaatttaaattctATGGTAACTGTCAtaatattatgcatatgtaCATGTACTTACTTAAAGCCAAGATTCCCAAACGTGTTtgacaataaaaaaaacggGTTTTTGGGTACATTAGGGAAGTTTGCAATTATAGGAGATCGTCTATCAATATATGTATCAATCTCCTGTATTATATTAGCATTTTTTAACTTATTTATACGTTAA